The Alteromonas gilva genome has a window encoding:
- a CDS encoding prepilin-type N-terminal cleavage/methylation domain-containing protein, whose product MLTNRREQGYTLVEIMIAMVLAVGSLTAVASLVGYGIGVNANLLNSARLNEELGNAYALMASDLRRTGYTSSTVALVTDPANNPSPFNNTIVVGAFAGEPANSCILFAYDSNDNGVLDIAGPDERFGFRLREGAIEIRRNGALCTDIGWEDITDSDYIDVENLLFTLNQVTDNGITTSTVELTLLGVLVDNGNFSREYRSEIAVRNYDS is encoded by the coding sequence ATGCTAACTAACAGGCGTGAACAAGGATACACCCTGGTTGAAATCATGATCGCCATGGTTTTGGCTGTCGGCTCGCTGACAGCTGTCGCGTCGTTGGTGGGGTATGGTATTGGCGTCAATGCCAATCTGCTTAACAGCGCGCGTCTGAATGAAGAGTTGGGCAATGCCTATGCGTTGATGGCCAGCGATTTACGTCGTACGGGCTACACCAGCAGCACAGTTGCACTGGTGACAGACCCGGCCAATAACCCCTCACCATTTAATAACACGATTGTCGTCGGTGCTTTCGCCGGTGAACCTGCCAACAGCTGTATCTTATTTGCCTATGACAGCAACGATAATGGCGTATTAGATATTGCAGGCCCCGATGAACGCTTTGGTTTTCGTTTACGTGAAGGGGCTATTGAAATTCGCCGTAACGGCGCACTGTGTACCGATATTGGATGGGAAGACATTACCGACAGTGACTATATTGATGTTGAAAACCTGTTATTCACGCTTAACCAGGTGACTGATAACGGTATTACTACAAGTACCGTAGAGCTCACCCTGCTTGGTGTGCTGGTGGACAATGGTAATTTTTCGCGCGAGTACCGCTCTGAAATAGCAGTGAGAAATTATGATAGCTAA
- a CDS encoding type IV pilin protein → MQQQAKSTGFTLIELMITIVIMGILAAVAIPAYQNQVRESRRGDAQTALMQLHMRQENYRLQNVSYATAADITLPSSDFYTFSVSNVSATTFTLTATAKGSQTSDSGCTALTLDQSLNRLPATCW, encoded by the coding sequence ATGCAACAGCAAGCAAAAAGTACCGGTTTCACCCTGATAGAATTGATGATTACTATTGTTATTATGGGGATTTTAGCCGCAGTCGCCATTCCGGCTTACCAAAATCAGGTAAGAGAATCACGCCGGGGAGATGCTCAAACGGCGTTGATGCAATTGCATATGCGCCAGGAAAACTACCGGTTACAAAATGTCAGCTACGCCACGGCAGCCGACATAACGCTTCCGTCATCAGATTTTTACACGTTTTCGGTAAGTAACGTCAGCGCCACCACCTTTACGCTTACTGCGACCGCAAAGGGGAGTCAGACCTCTGACAGCGGCTGTACAGCACTGACCCTTGATCAGTCGTTAAACCGCCTGCCAGCGACTTGTTGGTAG
- a CDS encoding GspH/FimT family pseudopilin, with protein sequence MRQIKLQQGVSLIEVLIVVAIIGVVLTLTAPAVTSLQQRLTVKGAVENIYFLLQLGKSNAIRQSNTITVDTHADTSGWCMGITDNPNCDCATVNSCTVDGREQVVSSADFSQVMMQNITFDANGQAQFDGIRGMPPLGAAQLEVSDNTNTVRLSITPTGRVDICNVAGDIGGYDAC encoded by the coding sequence ATGCGCCAGATAAAGCTACAACAAGGAGTGTCGCTCATCGAAGTCCTCATTGTTGTTGCCATTATTGGTGTGGTACTGACGCTCACCGCGCCAGCCGTTACCTCTTTGCAGCAGCGTCTTACCGTGAAGGGTGCAGTAGAGAATATCTACTTTTTACTGCAGTTGGGTAAAAGCAATGCGATTCGTCAAAGCAATACAATTACGGTGGATACCCACGCTGACACCAGCGGTTGGTGTATGGGAATAACCGATAACCCGAATTGTGATTGCGCAACAGTAAACAGCTGCACCGTGGATGGCCGGGAGCAGGTCGTTAGTTCAGCAGACTTCTCACAGGTTATGATGCAAAATATTACCTTTGACGCAAACGGTCAGGCTCAGTTTGACGGTATACGCGGGATGCCGCCGCTTGGCGCGGCGCAGTTAGAAGTGTCCGACAACACCAATACGGTGCGGCTCAGCATTACGCCCACAGGGCGGGTGGATATATGCAATGTGGCCGGCGACATCGGAGGCTACGACGCATGCTAA
- the ispH gene encoding 4-hydroxy-3-methylbut-2-enyl diphosphate reductase, whose translation MQIHLANPRGFCAGVDRAITIVERALEIFQPPIYVRHEVVHNKFVVDGLKERGAIFVDELHEVPDDNIVIFSAHGVSQAVRQEAQRRGLKVFDATCPLVTKVHLEVTRASRRGTECILIGHAGHPEVEGTMGQYDNPQGGIYLVESIADVEQLKVKNPQALYYCSQTTLSVDDTAEVIDALRERFPAIEGPRKDDICYATQNRQDAVRELAEDCEVLLVVGAQNSSNSNRLRELAGKIGAQAYLIADERCIQREWLEGVQHIGVTAGASAPEVLVKRVIQRLLDWGATQASERSGREESIEFAVPKELRIKQVS comes from the coding sequence ATGCAAATTCATTTAGCTAATCCCCGCGGCTTTTGTGCCGGCGTTGACCGGGCGATTACCATCGTTGAGCGTGCCCTGGAAATATTTCAACCGCCTATTTATGTGCGCCACGAAGTGGTGCATAACAAGTTTGTGGTGGATGGGCTCAAAGAGCGCGGCGCGATATTTGTCGATGAACTGCATGAAGTGCCAGACGATAACATTGTGATTTTCTCAGCCCATGGAGTCTCTCAGGCGGTGCGCCAGGAAGCGCAGCGACGTGGCCTGAAAGTCTTTGATGCCACCTGTCCGTTAGTGACCAAGGTTCATCTTGAGGTGACTCGCGCCAGTCGTCGTGGCACCGAATGCATACTCATTGGTCATGCTGGTCATCCTGAAGTGGAAGGCACCATGGGACAGTATGATAATCCGCAGGGTGGGATTTATTTGGTAGAGTCGATTGCCGACGTTGAGCAACTTAAGGTTAAGAACCCCCAGGCGTTGTATTACTGTAGTCAGACAACGCTGTCGGTAGACGATACCGCCGAAGTGATTGATGCCCTCAGAGAACGTTTTCCGGCCATTGAAGGGCCTCGTAAAGATGACATTTGCTATGCCACACAAAACCGTCAGGATGCGGTGCGTGAGTTGGCAGAGGACTGTGAAGTGTTGCTGGTCGTTGGGGCACAAAACAGTTCTAACTCCAACCGCTTACGCGAGCTGGCGGGTAAAATTGGCGCCCAGGCTTACCTTATAGCGGACGAAAGGTGTATACAGCGTGAATGGCTGGAGGGGGTTCAACATATCGGTGTGACCGCCGGTGCTTCAGCGCCCGAAGTATTAGTAAAACGCGTTATTCAGCGTTTACTCGACTGGGGGGCGACCCAGGCCTCCGAGCGTAGCGGGCGCGAAGAAAGTATCGAATTTGCGGTGCCTAAAGAGTTACGAATCAAGCAAGTTAGTTAG
- the ileS gene encoding isoleucine--tRNA ligase: MSDYKATLNLPETPFPMRGNLANREPQMLKDWEQQGLYQQIRQAKSGKPPFVLHDGPPYANGDIHIGHAVNKILKDIIVKSKTLADFDAPYVPGWDCHGLPIELMVEKKVGKPGNKVSAAEFRQKCRDYAQKQIDGQLADFKRLGVFGEWDNPYKTMNFDSEANIVRALGKIIDAGHLEKGFKPVHWCTDCGSALAEAEVEYQDKTSPAIDVKFPLKDVATFASAFGVDADALNAHKAGVVIWTTTPWTLPANLAVSLHPELEYSLVEYGDDKQWIMLATDLVASCMQRYGQQDYTTVATCLGAALDKAHLQHPFLDKTSLIVLGDHVTTDAGTGCVHTAPAHGVDDFNVCKGYDIEVYNPVGNNGVFLENTPLFAGQHVFKANPLITETVAEHGNLILNVAFEHSYPHCWRHKTPIIFRATPQWFISMDKLDLRGQSLKQIKQTQWIPEWGENRIAKMVEGRPDWCISRQRTWGVPIPLYVHKITGELHPQTSGLIAQVAAEIEKSGIQAWWDIDDAALLGSDADQYDKVTDTLDVWFDSGVTHFFVVDCRDDIPASADLYLEGSDQHRGWFMSSLMTSTAMHGHAPYKQVLTHGFTVDAQGKKMSKSLGNVVAPQEVTNKLGADILRLWVASTDYRGEITVSDEILKRAADNYRRLRNTARFLLANLNGFNPLTDAVPEQDMVALDRWIVARAKQLQADIIASYDKYDLLVVSQKLSHFCSIELGSFYLDIIKDRQYTAKGDSVARRSCQTALYHIAEALVRWMAPITSFTAQEIWQELPGERAKFVFTESWYNGLDAFSSDSQFSDTYWQQLMAVKDAVNHALEQARKAQLLGGSLEAAITLYADDTLKQQLELLADELRFVLITSGVTVASLADKPADASKTDVEGLYVAVAKSTGEKCVRCWHVRDDVGSHTSHPELCGRCVTNVDGEGEERHYA, from the coding sequence ATGAGTGATTACAAAGCCACATTGAATTTGCCTGAAACGCCATTCCCCATGCGCGGGAATCTGGCTAATCGCGAACCTCAAATGTTGAAAGACTGGGAACAACAAGGCTTGTATCAGCAGATTCGCCAGGCGAAATCGGGCAAACCACCCTTTGTGCTGCATGATGGCCCTCCCTACGCCAATGGCGATATTCACATTGGTCATGCGGTGAATAAAATCCTCAAAGATATTATTGTGAAGTCTAAAACACTGGCCGATTTTGACGCGCCTTATGTGCCGGGCTGGGATTGTCACGGCTTACCCATCGAGCTTATGGTTGAAAAGAAAGTGGGTAAACCGGGTAACAAGGTTAGCGCAGCGGAGTTTCGTCAGAAATGCCGTGATTACGCGCAAAAGCAAATCGATGGGCAATTGGCCGACTTTAAACGTCTGGGGGTTTTTGGTGAATGGGATAATCCCTACAAAACCATGAATTTTGACTCCGAAGCCAATATCGTTCGGGCGTTAGGTAAAATCATCGATGCGGGCCATCTTGAGAAAGGCTTTAAGCCGGTTCATTGGTGTACCGATTGTGGTTCGGCGCTGGCCGAAGCCGAAGTGGAATATCAGGATAAAACCTCGCCGGCAATTGACGTCAAGTTTCCTCTCAAAGACGTGGCAACCTTTGCCAGTGCCTTTGGTGTCGATGCTGACGCGCTCAATGCCCATAAAGCCGGTGTTGTTATCTGGACTACCACCCCCTGGACATTGCCTGCTAACCTGGCCGTGAGTCTGCATCCTGAACTTGAATACTCGCTGGTAGAGTATGGCGACGACAAACAGTGGATCATGCTGGCGACTGATTTGGTGGCAAGCTGTATGCAGCGTTACGGTCAGCAAGACTATACAACGGTTGCTACCTGCCTGGGCGCAGCGCTCGACAAAGCACATTTGCAGCACCCCTTTCTAGACAAGACATCGTTAATTGTACTGGGCGATCACGTTACAACCGACGCTGGTACCGGCTGTGTACACACAGCGCCTGCACACGGCGTAGATGACTTTAATGTGTGTAAGGGTTATGACATTGAGGTGTATAACCCGGTAGGTAACAATGGTGTCTTCCTGGAAAATACGCCGCTTTTTGCCGGTCAGCATGTATTTAAGGCAAACCCCCTTATCACTGAGACGGTAGCGGAACACGGCAACCTTATTCTCAATGTTGCCTTTGAGCACAGCTATCCTCACTGTTGGCGACATAAAACGCCGATCATCTTCCGAGCGACGCCGCAGTGGTTTATCAGTATGGATAAGCTCGACTTACGCGGCCAGTCACTGAAACAAATAAAACAGACGCAGTGGATTCCTGAGTGGGGCGAAAACCGCATTGCCAAGATGGTAGAGGGGCGTCCGGACTGGTGTATTTCGCGCCAACGTACCTGGGGCGTGCCGATCCCGCTGTATGTGCACAAAATCACTGGTGAATTGCATCCGCAAACCAGCGGTCTCATTGCACAGGTCGCAGCGGAAATTGAAAAATCCGGCATACAGGCCTGGTGGGATATTGATGATGCGGCTTTACTTGGCAGTGATGCCGATCAATACGACAAGGTCACCGATACCCTGGATGTCTGGTTTGATTCAGGCGTTACCCATTTCTTTGTAGTCGATTGTCGCGATGATATCCCGGCGAGTGCGGATCTGTATTTAGAAGGGTCAGATCAACACCGTGGCTGGTTTATGTCATCACTGATGACATCGACGGCGATGCATGGTCATGCGCCTTACAAGCAGGTGCTCACTCATGGCTTTACCGTGGATGCGCAGGGTAAAAAGATGTCTAAATCGCTGGGCAACGTGGTCGCACCGCAGGAGGTCACCAATAAGCTTGGCGCGGATATTTTACGTTTATGGGTGGCGTCTACCGATTACCGTGGTGAGATCACTGTTTCTGACGAAATCCTCAAACGTGCCGCGGATAATTACCGACGTCTGCGCAATACCGCGCGCTTCTTGCTGGCCAACTTAAACGGCTTCAATCCGCTGACAGACGCTGTGCCTGAACAAGACATGGTAGCTTTGGACCGTTGGATCGTGGCGCGGGCGAAGCAGCTCCAGGCTGACATTATCGCCTCCTATGATAAATACGACTTGCTGGTGGTGTCACAAAAACTTAGCCATTTTTGCTCTATTGAGCTCGGCAGTTTTTATCTGGATATTATTAAAGATCGCCAGTACACGGCTAAAGGTGACAGCGTCGCTCGTCGCTCTTGTCAGACTGCGCTGTATCATATTGCCGAGGCGCTGGTGCGCTGGATGGCGCCTATTACCAGCTTTACTGCGCAGGAAATCTGGCAGGAGTTACCGGGTGAGCGCGCTAAATTTGTGTTTACCGAAAGTTGGTATAACGGCCTGGATGCATTCTCGTCCGACAGCCAGTTTAGCGATACTTACTGGCAGCAACTCATGGCGGTTAAGGATGCGGTTAACCACGCACTTGAACAAGCACGAAAAGCACAGCTTTTAGGTGGCTCACTGGAAGCGGCAATAACGCTGTACGCCGATGATACGCTTAAACAACAGCTTGAGCTATTGGCCGATGAACTGCGCTTTGTGTTGATCACATCGGGTGTCACGGTTGCCAGCCTTGCTGACAAGCCTGCCGACGCCAGTAAGACTGACGTTGAAGGTTTGTACGTGGCAGTGGCGAAAAGCACCGGTGAGAAATGCGTACGTTGCTGGCATGTCCGGGATGATGTGGGTTCACATACATCGCACCCTGAGCTGTGCGGACGTTGCGTCACCAATGTTGATGGTGAAGGTGAAGAGCGCCACTATGCCTAG
- the lspA gene encoding signal peptidase II gives MVNLFRTTGLRFLWISAITVVLDLWSKYAVMDNMELYESIQVTAFFNLTYVHNYGAAFSFLHGAGGWQRWFFTAIAVTVCVVILWWLKQTPRQQKLLPVAFSFILGGALGNVYDRINHGYVVDFLDFYVNTWHWPAFNIADSAIFIGAALLIWDMLTSKSDDTLAKKRTHANR, from the coding sequence ATAGTGAACTTATTTCGCACCACCGGTTTACGTTTTTTATGGATAAGTGCGATAACAGTGGTACTGGATCTGTGGAGTAAATATGCCGTCATGGATAACATGGAGTTATATGAGTCCATTCAGGTGACAGCGTTTTTTAACCTGACCTATGTGCATAATTATGGCGCTGCATTTAGCTTTTTACATGGCGCCGGTGGCTGGCAACGATGGTTCTTTACTGCCATCGCTGTCACTGTCTGCGTCGTTATTCTATGGTGGTTAAAGCAGACTCCACGGCAGCAAAAGCTGTTGCCCGTGGCGTTTAGCTTTATTCTGGGTGGTGCACTGGGTAACGTGTACGACCGCATCAACCATGGCTATGTGGTCGACTTTCTCGATTTTTACGTAAATACCTGGCATTGGCCGGCCTTCAATATTGCCGACAGCGCTATTTTTATTGGTGCGGCGTTATTGATTTGGGATATGTTGACCTCTAAGAGTGACGACACCCTGGCTAAAAAGCGCACTCACGCCAATCGTTAA
- the fkpB gene encoding FKBP-type peptidyl-prolyl cis-trans isomerase: MTEQVATIRDNSEVIMHFDLKLSDGSAADSTRVNKKPAKLVMGDGSLTPNFEACLRGLSAGDKKSFELAPDDAFGQPNPDNIHHMDRSRFGADMALEEGMIMAFSQPDGSEVPGIVRSIAGDSVTIDFNHPLAGQTVIFDVEIIDVINAER; this comes from the coding sequence GTGACTGAACAAGTAGCGACAATTCGGGATAACAGCGAAGTTATTATGCATTTCGACCTTAAACTCTCTGATGGATCAGCGGCCGACAGTACCCGGGTCAATAAGAAACCCGCCAAGTTGGTGATGGGCGATGGTAGCCTGACGCCCAATTTTGAAGCATGTTTGCGCGGTTTAAGCGCCGGCGATAAAAAGTCATTTGAACTTGCCCCTGATGATGCCTTTGGGCAGCCCAACCCGGATAATATTCACCACATGGACCGCAGTCGGTTCGGTGCCGATATGGCGTTGGAAGAAGGTATGATTATGGCGTTTTCGCAGCCGGACGGCAGCGAAGTGCCCGGTATTGTTCGCAGTATCGCGGGTGATTCTGTTACCATCGATTTTAACCATCCTCTGGCTGGACAAACTGTCATCTTTGATGTTGAAATCATCGATGTTATCAACGCCGAACGCTAA
- a CDS encoding GspH/FimT family pseudopilin: MHQHRGGFTLIQLLIAITVVTVIASQGTAGFRSLLNSHYLKGAIQAAYFSFQFARSHAVMQQHNIVVDIHPGNQWCIGTTDTTDCDCRVASSCTIMGVESVVRWREFRFTSITASTFTNYDNQSRFTPPRGLAGGYAGSLTLSNDTEQYKLIVSNTGRVRVCTLTPPTGHYPHC, encoded by the coding sequence ATGCACCAACATCGGGGTGGATTTACGCTTATACAACTGCTGATTGCAATTACCGTTGTTACTGTTATTGCGAGTCAGGGTACCGCCGGGTTTCGCTCGTTACTGAACAGCCATTACTTAAAGGGAGCGATTCAGGCGGCTTATTTTTCGTTCCAGTTTGCACGAAGCCACGCCGTTATGCAGCAGCACAATATTGTTGTCGACATTCACCCGGGTAATCAATGGTGTATCGGCACCACCGACACCACTGACTGTGATTGCCGGGTGGCCTCGAGTTGCACAATAATGGGAGTAGAGTCTGTTGTCCGGTGGCGGGAGTTTCGTTTTACGTCGATAACAGCGTCTACCTTTACCAACTACGATAACCAGTCACGTTTTACCCCTCCCAGAGGTCTGGCCGGTGGTTACGCCGGCTCGCTAACCTTAAGCAATGACACGGAGCAGTATAAATTGATCGTAAGTAACACTGGCAGAGTCAGAGTCTGCACTCTCACCCCACCAACAGGTCACTATCCGCACTGTTAA
- the ribF gene encoding bifunctional riboflavin kinase/FAD synthetase translates to MELIRGLNNLKAHHHGCVLTIGKFDGVHLGHQAVLDSVIKQARRLSLPATVMVFEPHPEEVFTPHSAPARISPLAEKYQLLKAQGVDRLLCVRFNAAFAAQSADTFIEQLLVQKLGVKFLVVGDDFRFGKGRTGDFDRLQQAGEKYGFELVSTQSYRMADCRISSTAVREALADGNFSLAHNMLGRAFFISGRVIHGEKKGRTIGFPTANVLLNRCQTPITGVFAVKLNIAGSYYTGVANIGSRPTVNGQRKQLEVHIFDFEGSLYGQRIQVMPVAKIRDEKRFDGLDALRQQIARDVEQAQQVLMNNDDLLQV, encoded by the coding sequence GTGGAGCTAATCCGGGGCCTTAACAATTTAAAAGCCCATCATCACGGGTGCGTACTGACTATTGGCAAGTTTGACGGTGTTCATTTGGGGCATCAGGCTGTACTTGATAGTGTTATTAAGCAAGCCCGGCGCTTGTCCTTGCCCGCCACAGTTATGGTTTTCGAACCGCATCCTGAAGAGGTATTTACGCCACATTCCGCGCCGGCGCGGATCAGTCCGCTTGCTGAAAAGTACCAGTTGCTCAAAGCCCAGGGAGTGGACCGGCTGTTATGTGTCAGGTTTAACGCTGCCTTTGCTGCTCAGTCTGCTGATACGTTTATTGAGCAGTTGTTGGTGCAAAAGCTGGGCGTGAAATTTTTAGTTGTAGGCGATGACTTTCGTTTCGGTAAAGGCCGCACCGGTGATTTTGACCGTTTGCAGCAAGCCGGTGAAAAGTACGGTTTTGAGCTGGTAAGTACGCAAAGTTACCGGATGGCAGATTGCCGCATAAGTTCCACGGCGGTGCGCGAAGCTCTGGCCGATGGAAACTTTAGCCTCGCGCACAATATGCTAGGGCGGGCATTTTTTATTTCCGGGCGGGTGATTCACGGCGAAAAGAAAGGCCGTACTATTGGATTCCCCACCGCGAATGTATTGCTAAATCGCTGCCAAACCCCCATTACCGGGGTATTCGCAGTGAAACTCAATATCGCTGGCAGCTACTATACCGGGGTTGCTAATATCGGTTCCAGGCCAACCGTTAATGGCCAGCGTAAGCAGTTAGAAGTGCATATCTTTGACTTTGAAGGCTCCTTATATGGCCAGCGGATCCAGGTAATGCCGGTGGCAAAAATTCGAGATGAGAAACGCTTTGACGGGCTTGATGCCCTGCGTCAGCAAATCGCACGCGATGTTGAGCAGGCACAGCAAGTATTAATGAATAACGACGACCTGTTACAGGTCTGA
- the murJ gene encoding murein biosynthesis integral membrane protein MurJ, with protein MSRKLIKSGLIVSTMTLLSRVLGLVRDVVIARFMGDGAAADVFFFANKIPNFLRRLFAEGAFAQAFIPVLTEVHAERDESQLRLFVAHVSGTLGAIVFVTALLGVIISPVITALFGAGWFIDYLNDEPAGDKFELASTMLKITFPYIAFISLTGLSGAILNTLNKFAVASFTPVLLNVCIIACAYWLTPFMEQPAFALAWGVFIGGIVQLGFQLPFLYRAGLLVKPRWGWRDPGVVKVRTLMIPALFGVSVGQINLLLDTFIASFLVTGSISWLYYSDRLLEFPLGLFGIAIATVILPTLSRNHVGKDALGFAGNMDWAVRMVCLLGIPAAAGLGVLAEPILSVIFQRGAFTAETARMASYSLMAYAFGLLSFMLVKVLAPGYYSRQDTKTPVKIGVGCMAANMVFNLIFAIPYGYIGLAIATSLSATLNAALLYVGLSRQKVYTLSRLTIGFVVRVVLATCAMVAAIVWFQQDVTFTALTFSEQLASLMLTIGIALAVFGTSMLAMGIRLRHFKSQHIKAS; from the coding sequence GTGTCGAGGAAATTAATTAAATCGGGCCTGATTGTCAGTACCATGACATTGCTTTCGCGGGTCCTGGGGTTGGTAAGGGATGTGGTGATTGCCCGCTTTATGGGGGATGGCGCGGCGGCAGATGTGTTCTTTTTTGCCAATAAGATCCCTAATTTTCTGCGCCGCCTGTTTGCAGAGGGTGCATTCGCGCAAGCATTTATTCCGGTCCTCACCGAAGTCCATGCCGAACGGGATGAAAGCCAGTTACGCCTCTTTGTTGCCCATGTCTCAGGCACCCTCGGCGCTATTGTGTTTGTTACGGCATTGTTAGGCGTGATCATTTCACCGGTGATTACGGCCCTGTTTGGTGCCGGCTGGTTTATTGACTACCTCAACGACGAGCCGGCTGGCGACAAGTTTGAACTAGCCAGTACCATGCTCAAAATTACCTTTCCTTACATTGCGTTTATTTCACTAACCGGCTTGTCCGGGGCGATTTTAAATACACTCAATAAATTCGCCGTCGCGTCATTTACGCCGGTATTGCTCAACGTATGTATTATTGCCTGCGCCTACTGGCTCACCCCCTTCATGGAGCAACCAGCATTTGCGTTAGCCTGGGGAGTGTTTATCGGCGGTATTGTGCAGTTAGGCTTTCAGTTACCGTTTTTATATCGGGCGGGGTTGTTAGTTAAACCCCGCTGGGGATGGCGTGACCCCGGCGTCGTAAAGGTCAGAACCTTAATGATTCCAGCTTTGTTTGGCGTGTCGGTGGGACAGATCAACTTGCTGCTGGATACCTTTATTGCCAGTTTTCTGGTAACCGGCTCCATCAGCTGGTTGTATTATTCCGACCGCTTGCTGGAGTTTCCCTTAGGGCTGTTCGGCATTGCTATTGCCACGGTTATTTTGCCCACCTTATCGCGTAATCACGTGGGTAAGGACGCCCTCGGGTTTGCTGGTAATATGGACTGGGCGGTACGTATGGTGTGCTTACTTGGCATTCCTGCTGCGGCAGGGCTTGGGGTATTGGCCGAACCCATACTGTCGGTCATATTTCAACGTGGTGCTTTTACCGCTGAAACTGCTCGTATGGCCTCTTATAGCCTGATGGCTTATGCCTTTGGCTTACTGAGTTTTATGCTGGTAAAGGTATTGGCGCCGGGTTACTACTCGCGCCAGGATACCAAAACACCGGTTAAAATTGGCGTCGGTTGTATGGCTGCCAACATGGTGTTTAATCTTATTTTTGCCATACCGTATGGCTATATTGGCCTGGCCATTGCCACGAGCCTGTCAGCCACTCTGAATGCGGCGTTGCTCTATGTTGGCCTGAGCCGTCAAAAGGTCTATACCCTGAGTCGTTTGACCATTGGTTTTGTCGTGCGTGTGGTGTTGGCTACATGCGCGATGGTAGCGGCCATCGTGTGGTTTCAGCAGGATGTAACATTTACTGCGTTGACCTTCAGCGAGCAACTGGCGTCTTTAATGCTGACAATCGGCATTGCGCTGGCGGTGTTTGGCACCAGCATGCTCGCTATGGGTATTCGTCTGCGACATTTTAAATCTCAGCACATTAAGGCCTCTTAG
- a CDS encoding PilX N-terminal domain-containing pilus assembly protein has product MIAKSCCSAAQRGAVILTAVILLLTLATLVTLYTGRVKSFENQIILNSQNRTMAFNVAEAGLMRALGVLTENPRWDGALFTEVMPGQGRFSVAGNWQNITRESSVLRLVTLQSTGISPDGLSTVVVQEQALLYSVIANPPDVPLIVAGGLDVSGNFEVVANPNGGGEGVPLSIWTDLDVDMNNGSGTTCGLQEFTDGNCSGSPYSEKGFQDLDILDNDPDFPDDLLEYIFNVPEAEWASLRAEADQTLLSCASLGPASVGLIWVDGDCQLNAGTIVGSATDPVILIVTDGDLTMNGGAEINGMVFSFRKPTTVAAFEVNMLGSARVNGVVASNHPVGHANGTYNSVYDANVLDQLQQHDAFQRVARVPGSWRDF; this is encoded by the coding sequence ATGATAGCTAAGTCTTGTTGTAGCGCTGCTCAGCGCGGTGCGGTTATCCTCACCGCCGTCATCCTGTTACTCACACTGGCAACGCTGGTGACGCTCTATACCGGCAGGGTAAAGTCCTTTGAAAACCAAATCATCCTCAATAGCCAAAACCGAACTATGGCATTTAACGTTGCTGAAGCCGGCCTGATGCGAGCCCTGGGTGTACTGACCGAAAATCCGCGCTGGGATGGCGCACTTTTTACTGAGGTAATGCCGGGGCAGGGGCGCTTTTCGGTGGCGGGAAACTGGCAAAATATTACCCGTGAATCATCCGTACTACGATTAGTTACCCTGCAGTCAACCGGGATATCGCCAGATGGTTTATCCACTGTTGTAGTGCAGGAGCAAGCATTACTTTATTCGGTTATTGCTAATCCACCGGACGTGCCACTGATTGTTGCCGGCGGCCTGGATGTAAGCGGTAATTTTGAAGTGGTGGCCAATCCTAATGGCGGCGGCGAGGGAGTGCCGTTATCTATCTGGACTGACCTTGATGTCGATATGAATAATGGTAGCGGCACAACCTGTGGTCTGCAGGAATTTACCGATGGTAACTGTAGCGGTTCCCCTTACTCCGAAAAAGGCTTTCAGGACTTAGATATTCTCGATAACGATCCGGATTTTCCGGATGATCTACTGGAATACATCTTTAATGTACCAGAAGCCGAGTGGGCGAGTTTGCGGGCAGAAGCAGATCAAACGCTGCTGTCGTGCGCGTCGCTGGGGCCTGCCAGTGTTGGGCTTATATGGGTAGATGGTGATTGTCAGCTCAATGCCGGTACCATCGTAGGTAGTGCCACGGACCCGGTGATTTTAATTGTTACCGATGGCGATCTCACCATGAATGGCGGTGCCGAAATCAACGGCATGGTGTTTTCGTTTCGCAAGCCAACTACTGTGGCAGCATTTGAAGTGAATATGCTCGGTAGTGCCAGAGTCAATGGTGTGGTGGCTTCTAATCACCCGGTTGGTCACGCAAACGGCACCTACAATTCGGTTTACGATGCGAATGTCCTGGACCAGTTACAACAACATGACGCCTTCCAGCGTGTCGCACGAGTTCCCGGTAGCTGGCGGGATTTTTAG